One part of the Epinephelus fuscoguttatus linkage group LG12, E.fuscoguttatus.final_Chr_v1 genome encodes these proteins:
- the fam76b gene encoding protein FAM76B isoform X1, whose protein sequence is MATSALYACTKCNQRYPFEELSQGQQLCKECRIAHPIVKCTYCRSEFQQESKTNTICKKCAQNVKQFGTPKPCQYCNIIAAFIGTKCQRCTNSEKKYGPPQTCEQCKQQCAFDRKEEGRRKVDGKLLCWLCTLSYRRVLQKTKEQRKGFGSSNSSSLNEKDHHSRPHHHHHHHHQHRHSSSHHKLSGSLSPEQEQGLWKQSHKSSSIQKETPKKKPKLEMKPSNGDSSSSITQSMDSGGTDNFILISQLKEEVMSLKRLLQQRDQTILEKDRKLTELKADFQYQESNMRVKMNQMEKSHKESMEQQQSKNRELMKQVAALSKGKKFDRTGSSLLLP, encoded by the exons ATGGCAACATCGGCTCTTTACGCCTGTACGAAGTGTAACCAGCGGTACCCCTTCGAGGAGCTGTCGCAGGGCCAGCAGCTGTGCAAg GAGTGTCGCATCGCACATCCGATAGTGAAGTGCACATACTGCAGATCTGAGTTCCAGCAGGAGAG TAAAACCAATACAATCTGCAAGAAGTGTGCTCAGAATGTCAAACAGTTTGGAACA CCCAAGCCCTGCCAGTACTGTAACATCATCGCAGCTTTTATCGGGACAAAGTGCCAGCGCTGTACTAACTCAGAGAAGAAGTATGGACCCCCACAGACCTGTGAGCAGTGCAAACAGCAATGTGCTTTTGACCGTAAGGAGGAGGGCAGGAGAAAG GTGGACGGGAAACTGCTGTGCTGGCTCTGTACTCTGTCCTACCGGCGTGTCCTGCAGAAGACCAAGGAGCAGAGGAAGGGCTTCGGCTCCTCCAACTCCTCATCCCTGAACGAGAAAGACCACCACTCCAGAcctcaccatcatcaccatcaccaccaccaacacagacacagcagctCCCATCACAA ACTGAGTGGGAGTTTGAGTCCTGAGCAAGAGCAGGGACTGTGGAAGCAGAG CCATAAATCTTCTTCAATCCAGAAGGAGACTCCAAAGAAAAAACCAAAACTGGAGATGAAGCCATCCAACGGGGACAG CAGTAGTTCCATCACCCAGTCGATGGATTCTGGAGGAACAGACAACTTCATTCTCATCAGCCAgctgaaagaggaagtgatgtcactGAAGAGACTCCTGCAGCAAAGGGATCAAACCATTCTCGAGAAGGACCGAAAG CTCACAGAGCTCAAAGCAGACTTCCAGTACCAGGAATCCAACATGAGAGTGAAGATGAATCAAATGGAGAAATCGCACAAAGAGTCTATGGAGCAACAACAG AGCAAGAACAGGGAGCTGATGAAACAAGTGGCTGCCCTCTCTAAAGGAAAAAAGTTTGACCGGACAGGAAGTTCACTGCTGTTGCCCTAA
- the fam76b gene encoding protein FAM76B isoform X2, translated as MATSALYACTKCNQRYPFEELSQGQQLCKECRIAHPIVKCTYCRSEFQQESKTNTICKKCAQNVKQFGTPKPCQYCNIIAAFIGTKCQRCTNSEKKYGPPQTCEQCKQQCAFDRKEEGRRKVDGKLLCWLCTLSYRRVLQKTKEQRKGFGSSNSSSLNEKDHHSRPHHHHHHHHQHRHSSSHHKLSGSLSPEQEQGLWKQSHKSSSIQKETPKKKPKLEMKPSNGDSSSITQSMDSGGTDNFILISQLKEEVMSLKRLLQQRDQTILEKDRKLTELKADFQYQESNMRVKMNQMEKSHKESMEQQQSKNRELMKQVAALSKGKKFDRTGSSLLLP; from the exons ATGGCAACATCGGCTCTTTACGCCTGTACGAAGTGTAACCAGCGGTACCCCTTCGAGGAGCTGTCGCAGGGCCAGCAGCTGTGCAAg GAGTGTCGCATCGCACATCCGATAGTGAAGTGCACATACTGCAGATCTGAGTTCCAGCAGGAGAG TAAAACCAATACAATCTGCAAGAAGTGTGCTCAGAATGTCAAACAGTTTGGAACA CCCAAGCCCTGCCAGTACTGTAACATCATCGCAGCTTTTATCGGGACAAAGTGCCAGCGCTGTACTAACTCAGAGAAGAAGTATGGACCCCCACAGACCTGTGAGCAGTGCAAACAGCAATGTGCTTTTGACCGTAAGGAGGAGGGCAGGAGAAAG GTGGACGGGAAACTGCTGTGCTGGCTCTGTACTCTGTCCTACCGGCGTGTCCTGCAGAAGACCAAGGAGCAGAGGAAGGGCTTCGGCTCCTCCAACTCCTCATCCCTGAACGAGAAAGACCACCACTCCAGAcctcaccatcatcaccatcaccaccaccaacacagacacagcagctCCCATCACAA ACTGAGTGGGAGTTTGAGTCCTGAGCAAGAGCAGGGACTGTGGAAGCAGAG CCATAAATCTTCTTCAATCCAGAAGGAGACTCCAAAGAAAAAACCAAAACTGGAGATGAAGCCATCCAACGGGGACAG TAGTTCCATCACCCAGTCGATGGATTCTGGAGGAACAGACAACTTCATTCTCATCAGCCAgctgaaagaggaagtgatgtcactGAAGAGACTCCTGCAGCAAAGGGATCAAACCATTCTCGAGAAGGACCGAAAG CTCACAGAGCTCAAAGCAGACTTCCAGTACCAGGAATCCAACATGAGAGTGAAGATGAATCAAATGGAGAAATCGCACAAAGAGTCTATGGAGCAACAACAG AGCAAGAACAGGGAGCTGATGAAACAAGTGGCTGCCCTCTCTAAAGGAAAAAAGTTTGACCGGACAGGAAGTTCACTGCTGTTGCCCTAA
- the mtmr2 gene encoding myotubularin-related protein 2 isoform X2, with the protein MEKSGSIDSLGSKRSSSRQPSVDSLSSTSTSRSDRSAQVKPPSAMSSDSVATSAELSPELRVKPKTAAKVLRDSDKEEPQLLPNETVQDMAQDVTYFCPFIGALRGTVTVTNYRLFFKCMDREPAFVLDLPLGVVSRVEKIGSASSRGDVSYGLVCKDMRNLRFAHKQMEDTLRKSIFEVLVKFAFPVSNGLQIFAFEYGQVFPENGWKVYDALSEYKRQGIPNESWRITKVNDHYEVCDTYPSTLAVPVNIPDEELKRVAAFRAKGRIPVLSWIHPESQATVTRCSQPMVGVNGKRSKEDEKYLQAIMDANAQSHKLFIFDARPSVNAAANKMKGGGYESEDAYQNAELVFLDIHNIHVMRESLRKLKDVVYPNIEDSHWLSNLESTHWLEHIKLILAGALRIADKVESGKTSVVVHCSDGWDRTAQLTSLAMLMLDGYYRTIRGFEVLLEKEWLSFGHRFQLRIGHGDKNHTDADRSPVFIQFIDCVWQLTRQFPAAFEFNEYFLVTILDHLYSCLFGTFLCNSEQQRLKEEIPKRTVSLWSYINSQLEEFTNPLYVNYSNHVLFPVVSLRHLELWVGYYIRWNPRMRPQEPVHQRYKELLAKRAELQKRVDELQREVTNRSASSSSERAGSPTRSITPVQTFV; encoded by the exons atggagaagagcGGGAGCATCGACAGTTTAGGCTCGAAGCGCTCCTCTTCCCGACAGCCCAGTGTTGATTCATTGTCCAG TACTTCCACCTCTCGCTCAGACCGCTCTGCCCAGGTCAAGCCGCCCTCTGCGATGTCGTCTGACTCTGTGGCCACCTCTGCAGAGCTCTCCCCAGAGCTCAGG GTTAAGcccaaaactgctgccaag GTGCTTAGAGATTCAGACAAAGAAGAACCACAGTTACTCCCAAATGAAACTGTACAAGACATGG CCCAGGATGTCACCTACTTCTGTCCTTTCATTGGAGCACTGAGGGGAACAGTGACAGTTACCAACTACAGACTTTTCTTCAAATGCATGGACAGG GAGCCAGCGTTTGTGCTGGACCTGCCCCTCGGGGTGGTGAGTCGTGTGGAAAAGATTGGAAGTGCGTCAAGCCGTGGAGATGTGTCCTATGGGTTAGTTTGCAAG GACATGCGTAATCTACGATTTGCACACAAGCAAATGGAGGACACACTCAGGAAGTCCATTTTCGAAGTGCTGGTGAAAtttgcatttcctgtttccaatGGGCTG CAAATCTTTGCCTTTGAATATGGGCAAGTCTTTCCTGAAAACGGATGGAAGGTGTACGATGCGCTCTCGGAGTATAAAAGACAG GGTATACCCAATGAAAGCTGGAGGATAACAAAAGTGAATGATCACTACGAGGTTTGTGACACCTACCCATCAACTCTGGCAGTGCCTGTCAACATACCAGACGAAGAGCTGAAGAGAGTAGCTGCCTTCCGAGCAAAGGGAAGGATACCT GTGTTGTCATGGATCCATCCAGAGAGCCAGGCAACAGTGACACGCTGCAGTCAGCCCATGGTTGGCGTTAACGGGAAGCGCAGTAAAGAGGATGAGAAATACCTCCAGGCCATCATGGACGCTAATGCTCAGTCCCATAAACTCTTTATTTTCGATGCCAGGCCCAGTGTCAACGCTGCCGCCAACAAG atgAAAGGCGGTGGTTATGAAAGCGAGGATGCGTATCAAAATGCTGAGCTGGTGTTCCTGGATATTCACAACATCCACGTGATGAGAGAGTCGCTCCGCAAGCTGAAGGATGTGGTCTACCCCAACATTGAGGACTCCCACTGGCTCTCCAATCTGGAGTCCACTCATTGGCTCGAGCACATCAAG CTGATCCTGGCAGGAGCACTGCGAATTGCAGACAAGGTGGAATCTGGGAAAACATCCGTGGTGGTGCACTGCAGTGACGGCTGGGACCGCACAGCTCAGCTCACCTCCTTGGCCATGCTCATGCTGGACGGTTACTACCGCACCATTCGCGGCTTCGAGGTGCTGCTTGAGAAGGAGTGGCTGAGCTTCGGTCATCGCTTCCAGCTG cGTATCGGCCATGGCGATAAGAACCACACAGACGCAGACCGCTCACCTGTTTTTATTCAGTTCATTGACTGTGTCTGGCAGTTGACTCGCCAG TTTCCTGCAGCCTTTGAGTTTAACGAATACTTCCTGGTTACCATACTGGACCACCTGTACAGCTGCCTGTTCGGGACATTCTTGTGCAACAGTGAACAGCAGAGGTTGAAAGAA GAGATTCCCAAGAGGACAGTGTCGTTGTGGTCTTACATTAACAGCCAGCTGGAGGAGTTTACCAATCCTTTGTATGTGAACTACTCCAACCATGTGCTGTTCCCTGTAGTCAGCTTACGCCACCTGGAGCTTTGGGTAGGCTACTACATCCGCTGGAACCCTCGCATGAGGCCTCAG GAACCTGTTCATCAGCGCTACAAGGAGCTGCTGGCGAAGCGTGCTGAGCTGCAGAAGAGAGTGGACGAGTTACAGCGAGAGGTGACCAATCGCtcagcctcctcttcctctgagcGGGCAGGCTCCCCCACACGCTCCATCACTCCAGTGCAGACCTTTGTTTGA
- the mtmr2 gene encoding myotubularin-related protein 2 isoform X1, producing MEKSGSIDSLGSKRSSSRQPSVDSLSSTSTSRSDRSAQVKPPSAMSSDSVATSAELSPELRVKPKTAAKQVLRDSDKEEPQLLPNETVQDMAQDVTYFCPFIGALRGTVTVTNYRLFFKCMDREPAFVLDLPLGVVSRVEKIGSASSRGDVSYGLVCKDMRNLRFAHKQMEDTLRKSIFEVLVKFAFPVSNGLQIFAFEYGQVFPENGWKVYDALSEYKRQGIPNESWRITKVNDHYEVCDTYPSTLAVPVNIPDEELKRVAAFRAKGRIPVLSWIHPESQATVTRCSQPMVGVNGKRSKEDEKYLQAIMDANAQSHKLFIFDARPSVNAAANKMKGGGYESEDAYQNAELVFLDIHNIHVMRESLRKLKDVVYPNIEDSHWLSNLESTHWLEHIKLILAGALRIADKVESGKTSVVVHCSDGWDRTAQLTSLAMLMLDGYYRTIRGFEVLLEKEWLSFGHRFQLRIGHGDKNHTDADRSPVFIQFIDCVWQLTRQFPAAFEFNEYFLVTILDHLYSCLFGTFLCNSEQQRLKEEIPKRTVSLWSYINSQLEEFTNPLYVNYSNHVLFPVVSLRHLELWVGYYIRWNPRMRPQEPVHQRYKELLAKRAELQKRVDELQREVTNRSASSSSERAGSPTRSITPVQTFV from the exons atggagaagagcGGGAGCATCGACAGTTTAGGCTCGAAGCGCTCCTCTTCCCGACAGCCCAGTGTTGATTCATTGTCCAG TACTTCCACCTCTCGCTCAGACCGCTCTGCCCAGGTCAAGCCGCCCTCTGCGATGTCGTCTGACTCTGTGGCCACCTCTGCAGAGCTCTCCCCAGAGCTCAGG GTTAAGcccaaaactgctgccaag CAGGTGCTTAGAGATTCAGACAAAGAAGAACCACAGTTACTCCCAAATGAAACTGTACAAGACATGG CCCAGGATGTCACCTACTTCTGTCCTTTCATTGGAGCACTGAGGGGAACAGTGACAGTTACCAACTACAGACTTTTCTTCAAATGCATGGACAGG GAGCCAGCGTTTGTGCTGGACCTGCCCCTCGGGGTGGTGAGTCGTGTGGAAAAGATTGGAAGTGCGTCAAGCCGTGGAGATGTGTCCTATGGGTTAGTTTGCAAG GACATGCGTAATCTACGATTTGCACACAAGCAAATGGAGGACACACTCAGGAAGTCCATTTTCGAAGTGCTGGTGAAAtttgcatttcctgtttccaatGGGCTG CAAATCTTTGCCTTTGAATATGGGCAAGTCTTTCCTGAAAACGGATGGAAGGTGTACGATGCGCTCTCGGAGTATAAAAGACAG GGTATACCCAATGAAAGCTGGAGGATAACAAAAGTGAATGATCACTACGAGGTTTGTGACACCTACCCATCAACTCTGGCAGTGCCTGTCAACATACCAGACGAAGAGCTGAAGAGAGTAGCTGCCTTCCGAGCAAAGGGAAGGATACCT GTGTTGTCATGGATCCATCCAGAGAGCCAGGCAACAGTGACACGCTGCAGTCAGCCCATGGTTGGCGTTAACGGGAAGCGCAGTAAAGAGGATGAGAAATACCTCCAGGCCATCATGGACGCTAATGCTCAGTCCCATAAACTCTTTATTTTCGATGCCAGGCCCAGTGTCAACGCTGCCGCCAACAAG atgAAAGGCGGTGGTTATGAAAGCGAGGATGCGTATCAAAATGCTGAGCTGGTGTTCCTGGATATTCACAACATCCACGTGATGAGAGAGTCGCTCCGCAAGCTGAAGGATGTGGTCTACCCCAACATTGAGGACTCCCACTGGCTCTCCAATCTGGAGTCCACTCATTGGCTCGAGCACATCAAG CTGATCCTGGCAGGAGCACTGCGAATTGCAGACAAGGTGGAATCTGGGAAAACATCCGTGGTGGTGCACTGCAGTGACGGCTGGGACCGCACAGCTCAGCTCACCTCCTTGGCCATGCTCATGCTGGACGGTTACTACCGCACCATTCGCGGCTTCGAGGTGCTGCTTGAGAAGGAGTGGCTGAGCTTCGGTCATCGCTTCCAGCTG cGTATCGGCCATGGCGATAAGAACCACACAGACGCAGACCGCTCACCTGTTTTTATTCAGTTCATTGACTGTGTCTGGCAGTTGACTCGCCAG TTTCCTGCAGCCTTTGAGTTTAACGAATACTTCCTGGTTACCATACTGGACCACCTGTACAGCTGCCTGTTCGGGACATTCTTGTGCAACAGTGAACAGCAGAGGTTGAAAGAA GAGATTCCCAAGAGGACAGTGTCGTTGTGGTCTTACATTAACAGCCAGCTGGAGGAGTTTACCAATCCTTTGTATGTGAACTACTCCAACCATGTGCTGTTCCCTGTAGTCAGCTTACGCCACCTGGAGCTTTGGGTAGGCTACTACATCCGCTGGAACCCTCGCATGAGGCCTCAG GAACCTGTTCATCAGCGCTACAAGGAGCTGCTGGCGAAGCGTGCTGAGCTGCAGAAGAGAGTGGACGAGTTACAGCGAGAGGTGACCAATCGCtcagcctcctcttcctctgagcGGGCAGGCTCCCCCACACGCTCCATCACTCCAGTGCAGACCTTTGTTTGA
- the cwc15 gene encoding protein CWC15 homolog — translation MTTAARPTFEPARGGRGKGEGGGDLSALSKQYSSRDLPGHTKIKYRQPTQDAPEEVRARDFRRELEERERVAAREKTRERGPREHTTSSSSSSSSSKRPRLDQIPAANLDADDPLTDDDEDEDSDEDSDDDDTAALLAELEKIKKERAEEQERKEREQKAEEERIRMENILSGNPLINLAGQQQQQQMTQTQNTFRVKRRWDDDVVFKNCAKGVDEARKEKRFVNDTLRSEFHKKFMEKYVK, via the exons ATGACTACAGCTGCAAGACCGACATTTGAGCCGgcgagaggagggaggggtaaAGGAGAAGGTGGAGGCGATTTGAGTGCCCTGTCCAAGCAGTATTCTAGTCGAGATCTTCCAGGTCACACCAAGATCAAGTACAG GCAACCTACCCAGGATGCCCCAGAGGAGGTGCGTGCCCGTGACTTCCGCagggagctggaggagagggagCGTGTAGCTGCGCGTGAGAAGACCAGAGAAAGAGGACCAAGAG AGCAcaccacatcatcatcatcttcgtCATCATCTTCAAAGAGGCCCAGGCTGGATCAGATCCCAGCAGCCAACCTTGATGCTGATGACCCTCTCACTGAT gatgatgaggatgaggactCTGATGAGGACAGTGATGATGACGACACCGCAGCTCTCCTGGCAGAGCTGGAAAAGATCAAGAAGGAGCGGGCTGAAGAGCAAGAGCGCAAA GAGCGGGAGCaaaaggcagaggaggagaggattcGCATGGAGAATATCTTAAGTGGCAATCCATTGATCAATTTggcagggcagcagcagcaacagcagatgACCCAGACTCAGAATACATTCAGAGTCAAGAGAAG GTGGGATGATGACGTTGTGTTCAAGAATTGCGCCAAAGGAGTGGACGAAGCACGGAAGGAGAAACGCTTTGTCAATGACACACTGCGCTCTGAGTTCCACAAGAAATTTATGGAGAAATATGTAAAGTAA